One Anopheles marshallii chromosome 3, idAnoMarsDA_429_01, whole genome shotgun sequence genomic region harbors:
- the LOC128711978 gene encoding UDP-N-acetylglucosamine--dolichyl-phosphate N-acetylglucosaminephosphotransferase: MSFFHCFEFDLLGQPVSLPVPLIVNVAISVGAFFAGRSLIPKMKPMFINANLYGIDMNKASKPKIPEAFGVVTGCIFLVSLFLFIPVPFLRNFSATIKGDFPHDKFVEFIAAMLSICCMILLGFADDVLNLRWRDKLYLPTIASLPLLMVYYTNFNSTTVILPKIVRPLLGHSLDIGMLYYLFMGMLAVFCTNAINILAGINGLEVCQSLIIASSIVVFNVVEILSGHHSDAHEFSLYIMLPYIGATFALWRYNRYPSQVFVGDTFNYLSGMTFAVVGILGHFSKTVLLFFIPQVLNFLYSVPQLFRFIPCPRHRMPKHDPETDLLNISRTQFRVDELNVLGRLCYQVFRHLRLIQCEIDRDGKTVTCNNFTIINFCILLTGPIREDRLNRLLVVFQLFCAVFAFTIRYPLAHYFYDTN; this comes from the exons ATGTCCTTCTTTCACTGTTTCGAGTTTGATCTGTTGGGACAACCGGTGTCCCTTCCAGTGCCATTGATCGTTAATGTGGCGATATCTGTCGGGGCGTTCTTTGCCGGCCGTAGCCTGATACCGAAAATGAAACCGATGTTTATCAATGCGAATCTGTACGGGATTGATATGAACAAAGCGTCCAAACCAAAGAT cccAGAAGCATTCGGCGTAGTCACGGGATGTATATTTTTAGTGTCACTGTTCCTTTTCATTCCGGTGCCTTTTCTTAGGAATTTTTCCGCCACCATCAAGGGGGACTTTCCGCACGATAAG tttgtagAGTTCATCGCAGCAATGCTGTCGATCTGCTGTATGATTCTGCTCGGGTTCGCTGACGACGTGCTTAATCTACGGTGGCGTGATAAGCTGTACCTACCTACGATTGCGTCACTGCCACTGCTGATGGTGTACTACACTAACTTCAATTCCACCACCGTTATCCTACCGAAGATAGTTCGACCGTTACTGGGCCATTCGTTAGATATCGGGATGCTTTATTACCTGTTCATGGGTATGCTGGCCGTATTCTGTACGAACGCTATCAACATTCTTGCCGGCATTAATGGACTCGAAGTGTGTCAATCACTTATCATCGCCAGCTCGATCGTGGTGTTTAATGTGGTGGAAATACTGAGCGGACACCATAGCGATGCGCACGAGTTTTCACTCTACATTATGCTGCCTTACATTGGTGCGACATTTGCATTGTGGCGTTACAACAG ATATCCGTCGCAGGTGTTCGTTGGCGATACGTTCAACTATCTGTCCGGCATGACGTTCGCAGTTGTCGGGATTTTGGGACACTTTAGCAAAACCGTGCTGTTGTTCTTTATACCGCAGGTGCTAAACTTCCTCTACTCCGTGCCGCAACTGTTCCGGTTTATTCCCTGTCCTCGCCATCGGATGCCAAAGCACGATCCTGAAACGGACCTGCTCAACATAAGCCGCACACAGTTCCGGGTGGATGAACTGAACGTACTTGGCCGGCTCTGTTACCAGGTTTTTCGGCATCTACGGCTTATTCAGTGTGAAATCGATCGTGATGGTAAAACTGTAACCTGTAACAACTTTACCATCATCAACTTCTGTATCCTGCTGACTGGACCCATACGGGAAGATCGACTGAATCGGTTGCTGGTCGTGTTTCAACTTTTCTGCGCAGTGTTTGCGTTCACGATACGATACCCGCTGGCGCATTACTTTTACGATACGAACTGA
- the LOC128711977 gene encoding beta-1,4-mannosyl-glycoprotein 4-beta-N-acetylglucosaminyltransferase, with translation MSPGGAKRKLDVRFFLWGLFLLQISLICLFLLFGSLLVSTAIDTEDATDGRAQTAEFRQQEQQQPLEGNVHHRIATPSIGGVWSPFGVRFIANRTVGLATDGPRHPDGIALSNDVALGVENDGGNQLLKNKLLHPRHPKYHPWIQRDIPKAESAEKYFRTISYTDWQGIRKRRLCFVEGTQGKALVTSKATSKAGNNETEQIDTGIRRPESVAGSTGTETKANELSKNSPPATDDVLSADDGSAVTVGDDGTGRCRCNPQWHGTDCGQPEVIWRAFITSKIPPRDQTAIPRRYARNLFYIVQSTFISVEVLEIQLMELADQVALFVLCDRPVGVPGSASYGASIAHHADGTDFLRTIRNRLLIVSDATCSGRNMFRKLLKYTKKGAIHADDIVLFSGTDEILNRKAVAYLRWYDNWPQPVRFRLKHNVYGFFWQHPGNSTVIGSAAVQMSTLREVYGSDPDRLLAIEKPVMLIGDLNHFGGWYCRRCYQPGSIVQYYEHRAASTGVSAKDALYLPDPKRTKVLNEEYVQQLIATGKDLEDGERSLERLSRRTDKYYQPEYVRENSWKFDNIVLNLFARWDDNLADDDYFS, from the exons ATGTCTCCCGGTGGTGCCAAACGGAAGCTCGACGTACGGTTCTTTCTATGGGGTTTGTTTCTGCTGCAAATCTCACTGATCTGTCTGTTTCTGCTGTTCGGTTCGCTGCTCGTGTCGACCGCAATCGATACGGAGGATGCTACCGATGGCCGCGCACAAACAGCTGAGTTCCGACAGcaggaacagcagcagccgttgGAAGGTAATGTACACCACCGGATCGCTACACCGTCGATTGGCGGCGTCTGGTCCCCGTTTGGTGTTCGGTTCATCGCTAATCGAACGGTGGGATTGGCAACGGATGGCCCACGCCACCCTGATGGGATCGCACTCTCCAACGACGTTGCACTTGGTGTAGAAAACGATGGTGGTAATCAGCTGTTGAAGAACAAACTGCTACATCCGAGACATCCCAAATATCATCCATGGATTCAGCGCGACATACCAAAGGCGGAAAGTGCAGAGAAATATTTTAG AACGATTTCCTACACCGACTGGCAGGGGATCCGAAAACGACGGTTGTGCTTCGTTGAAGGTACGCAAGGGAAGGCGTTGGTGACTTCTAAGGCAACTAGCAAGGCCGGCAACAATGAGACTGAACAGATAGATACAGGAATAAGAAGGCCGGAATCAGTGGCGGGTAGCACCGGTACAGAAACCAAAGCAAATGAGCTTAGCAAAAACAGCCCACCGGCAACGGATGATGTGTTGTCCGCAGATGATGGCAGCGCAGTAACGGTAGGAGACGACGGTACGGGGCGATGTCGCTGCAATCCTCAATGGCACGGTACGGACTGTGGGCAGCCGGAGGTGATTTGGCGTGCATTTATCACGTCCAAAATTCCACCCCGTGACCAGACGGCAATACCACGCCGATACGCCAGAAATCTTTTCTACATCGTCCAGAGTACCTTCATCAGTGTGGAGGTGCTGGAAATTCAGCTGATGGAGCTAGCCGATCAAGTGGCACTCTTCGTGCTGTGTGACCGACCCGTGGGGGTGCCTGGGTCGGCATCGTACGGAGCATCCATCGCGCACCATGCCGATGGGACGGATTTCTTGCGCACGATACGGAACCGGTTGTTGATCGTGTCTGATGCGACATGCAGTGGGAGAAATATGTTCCGAAAGCTGCTTAAATACACCAAGAAAGGTGCAATCCATGCAGATGATATTGTGCTATTTAGTGGCACCGATGAAATACTGAACCGCAAAGCGGTGGCATACCTCCGCTGGTACGATAATTGGCCACAGCCGGTGCGGTTCCGCCTGAAGCACAATGTGTACGGATTCTTTTGGCAGCATCCCGGGAACAGTACGGTGATCGGCAGTGCGGCCGTGCAGATGAGCACACTGCGCGAGGTGTACGGTTCCGATCCTGATCGATTGCTCGCAATCGAAAAGCCGGTCATGCTGATTGGTGATCTTAATCACTTTGGTGGATGGTACTGTCGGCGATGCTACCAACCGGGTTCGATCGTGCAGTACTACGAGCATCGTGCTGCATCTACAGGCGTATCCGCGAAGGATGCCCTATACCTTCCAGACCCGAAGCGAACGAAGGTACTGAACGAGGAATACGTTCAGCAGTTAATTGCGACCGGTAAAGACCTGGAGGACGGTGAACGCTCCCTCGAACGGCTTAGCCGCCGAACGGACAAGTACTACCAGCCAGAGTACGTGCGGGAAAACAGCTGGAAGTTTGATAATATCGTACTGAATCTCTTTGCCCGCTGGGACGATAACCTTGCGGACGATGATTACTTTAGCTAG
- the LOC128713413 gene encoding menin: MTEFCDDVIKLFPLRAIPDVIKLFRQQLNNREEEPDLTLLSIVTGLIEHSLTTKVLESSSSSASSHTNNNNNNVEGGKNATADPAGNFPVIRYDTVEGLYKRFKSVLAPIEKLLVKTTTDSKFASREIIKKVSDIIWNSLLRSSYKDRAHLQSLYSYLCGNKLDCFGVAFAVVAGCQMLGYRDVHLAISEDHVWVVFGKTGDETIEVTWHGKGAEDKRGQSVAPGIESQTWLYVAGNPVVCNRYMEVAAIVSAINPSLTATSACLEVADLQQQLLWLLYDMGHLKKYPMALGCLGELEEVEPTSGRKSCEELYNESVRSAQTFYRNHHVYPYTYQGGYYYRKNMYREAFASWADSSDVIRLYNYSRDDEEIYKEFLDIANELIPQVMKLESSGHSAKSILRDSSCFANLLRFYDGICKWEEGSQTPILHIGWAKPLVATIAKFDHDIRSQVIIKCADQEPQAQTGHQHGQENGGGKNGAEDSAHHHHNNNNITKADANVTNGGRTNGSTSVKGSSLPKSLEALVGKCGEKLLNPEFLLQGGGQPFTTEESAEASSDGEGISTTVDPDTLASNGKREKGALKGEQDAEAEKCPQIDKRNTSADDTEPKRPIIVLYSQKMKGLKDLLLTEKLNTNAISLQITAQSQVQVGGKKLRGCQISLGGGGSIGTTGGAITVNEGIDGNTRPKRARRE; this comes from the exons ATGACGGAGTTTTGTGACGACGTTATCAAGCTGTTTCCGCTGCGTGCGATTCCGGATGTGATAAAACTGTTTCGCCAACAGCTGAACAATCGCGAGGAAGAACCGGACCTAACGCTGCTGTCGATCGTGACCGGATTGATTGAGCATTCGCTCACGACGAAGGTGCTGGAATCGAGCTCTTCGTCGGCGTCCTcgcacaccaacaacaacaataacaatgtCGAGGGAGGAAAGAACGCCACGGCCGACCCGGCGGGAAACTTTCCTGTTATCCGGTACGACACCGTGGAAGGGTTGTACAAGCGCTTCAAATCCGTGCTGGCCCCGATCGAAAAGTTGCTGGTGAAAACGACGACCGATTCCAAGTTTGCCAGTCGGGAAATTATCAAGAAAGTGTCCGACATCATCTGGAACTCCCTGCTGCGCAGTTCGTACAAGGATCGGGCTCATTTGCAGAGTCTTTATAGCTATCTGTGCGGTAACAAGCTGGATTGCTTCGGTGTTGCATTTGCTGTCGTAGCCGGATGTCAGATGCTGGGCTATCGGGACGTCCATTTGGCCATCTCCGAGGACCACGTGTGGGTCGTGTTTGGCAAGACGGGTGACGAAACAATCGAGGTAACGTGGCACGGCAAGGGAGCGGAGGACAAACGCGGCCAGTCCGTTGCACCGGGCATTGAATCGCAAACGTGGCTGTACGTGGCGGGCAATCCGGTTGTCTGCAACCGATACATGGAGGTGGCGGCGATTGTGTCCGCGATTAATCCATCATTGACGGCTACCAGCGCATGTTTGGAGGTGGCCGATTTGCAGCAACAGCTGCTCTGGCTGCTGTACGATATGGGACATTTAAAGAAGTACCCGATGGCACTTGGTTGTTTGGGTGAGCTGGAAGAGGTCGAACCAACGTCGGGCAGGAAAAGCTGCGAGGAGCTGTACAACGAGTCGGTGCGATCAGCACAGACGTTCTACCGAAACCATCATGTGTAtccgtacacgtaccagggaGGGTACTACTATCGAAAGAATATGTATCGGGAAGCGTTCGCTTCCTGGGCGGACAGTAGCGATGTTATTCGACT GTACAACTACTCGCGAGATGACGAAGAAATATATAAAGAATTCCTCGATATTGCCAACGAGCTGATCCCGCAGGTGATGAAGTTAGAAAGCTCTGGCCATTCGGCCAAAAGCATTCTTCGCGATTCGTCCTGCTTTGCCAACCTGTTGCGCTTTTACGACGGCATTTGCAAGTGGGAGGAAGGCAGCCAAACGCCCATCCTGCACATCGGTTGGGCCAAACCGCTGGTGGCTACGATCGCAAAGTTCGATCACGATATACGATCGCAGGTGATCATTAAATGTGCCGACCAGGAACCACAAGCACAAACGGGACACCAGCACGGACAGGAGAATGGTGGCGGCAAAAACGGAGCAGAAGATTCGGCCCATCATcaccacaacaataacaacatcaCGAAAGCTGACGCCAACGTCACGAATGGTGGTCGTACTAATGGTAGCACCTCCGTAAAAGGTAGTTCGCTGCCGAAATCACTCGAGGCACTGGTTGGCAAATGTGGCGAAAAGCTGCTGAATCCCGAATTTCTACTGCAAGGTGGCGGACAACCGTTCACAACGGAAGAAAGTGCTGAAGCTTCATCTGATGGGGAGGGTATTTCTACGACTGTAGACCCCGACACACTCGCAAGCAACGGAAAGCGAGAGAAGGGTGCTCTAAAGGGCGAGCAAGATGCGGAAGCAGAGAAATGTCCACAGATCGATAAGCGAAACACGAGTGCGGACGATACGGAACCGAAACGACCCATCATTGTGCTGTACAGTCAGAAGATGAAAGGTTTGAAGGATCTGTTGCTGACGGAGAAGTTGAACACAAATGCGATCTCGCTGCAAATTACGGCTCAGAGCCAGGTGCAGGTAGGTGGCAAGAAGCTGCGGGGATGCCAGATATCGCTCGGTGGCGGCGGTTCGATAGGGACCACTGGTGGAGCAATAACCGTCAACGAGGGTATCGATGGCAACACCCGACCGAAACGGGCGCGCAGAGAATAG
- the LOC128714330 gene encoding WD repeat domain-containing protein 83: MDLVAKRSINCEQGAVRAVRYNVDGSYCLSCGSDKKIKLWNPRTGLLLKTYGGHADEVMDAAGSCESSYIVSASLDKSVIYWDVSTGLPVRRLRGHAGGVTCIRFNEESSIAVSGSKDNTVACWDIRTRKLDAVQTMREGKDCITALVVSEHKIISSSLDGSIRQYDIRAGELVCDTIGVPITYLVQTRDGQCLLAACSDGTIRLIDNDSGELLSEYKGHRVDDYTIECGIISADTKIISGSAEGAAIIWDLLEGAEVRRLRIGSEVVHSLAPHPTGSDILFARKRHIEVWGKPDDDEGDIVD; encoded by the exons ATGGATTTAGTGGCTAAAAGAAGCATTAATTGTGAACAGGGAGCAGTGAGAGCTGTGCGTTATAATG TTGATGGATCGTACTGCTTGTCGTGTGGCTcggacaaaaaaatcaaactatgGAACCCTCGGACAGGATTACTACTTAAGACATACGGTGGGCATGCAGACGAAGTAATGGATGCTGCGGGTAGTTGCGAAAGTAGCTACATCGTGTCTGCTTCTCTTGATAAAAGCGTCATTTACTGGGATGTATCAACTGGGTTACCAGTGCGACGATTGCGAGGTCATGCTGGAGGCGTTACCTGTATACGCTTCAACGAAGAGTCATCGATTGCCGTTTCGGGATCGAAAGATAACACGGTGGCATGTTGGGATATACGTACCCGTAAGCTTGACGCTGTCCAAACAATGCGAGAGGGCAAGGATTGCATTACAGCGCTTGTGGTGAGCGAACACAAGATCATCTCCAGCTCGCTCGATGGATCAATCCGGCAGTACGATATACGAGCCGGGGAGCTCGTCTGTGATACAATCGGTGTACCGATAACATATCTGGTGCAAACGCGCGATGGCCAATGTCTACTGGCAGCTTGCTCCGATGGAACGATTCGACTGATCGATAACGATTCCGGCGAACTTCTGTCCGAGTACAAAGGGCATCGGGTGGATGACTACACAATCGAGTGTGGGATTATTTCAGCCGATACGAAAATCATTTCCGGTTCGGCAGAAGGTGCAGCGATCATTTGGGATCTTCTGGAAGGTGCTGAAGTGCGGAGGTTGCGCATAGGAAGCGAAGTTGTGCATTCATTGGCACCACATCCGACGGGAAGCGATATTTTATTCGCTCGTAAACGTCATATAGAAGTGTGGGGCAAACCGGACGATGATGAAGGTGATATAGTAgattag